A region of the Labeo rohita strain BAU-BD-2019 unplaced genomic scaffold, IGBB_LRoh.1.0 scaffold_520, whole genome shotgun sequence genome:
ataataataataataataataataataagaagaagaagaagaagaagaatatacaaatattaaattaaatgtttcatgttagtaaaaatgttttaaacaactcTGATAATCCCAGGTTGCTATGGTCACGAAGGTTTGTTTATGCATGAGAAAAATATGCCGTTCCCTCATCATAATAAGACGTGGCCACGAGAAATGGAAGTCGTTCCCTCAACAGCCTCTCCAGGCCACGACAtcgttacctcgacaaaacggtctcgtggccacgacataatataacgttcccacaaattaatatctcgtggctgtgttatattatcacgttctcacgagtttatatgtcgtggccacgacaaaactaagtgaaccgaagacctcccctcccggtcaccgtagaataccagtttgctaaacacactcacggtcaaaacacgcatcgactcagtgatacatgaaacactgattacattacacataacattacttgttttattttagatattattacaataatgctgtgatgAGCACCACTGTCCTAATCGTCCATTTTGAAGAGACTGGTTAATTGTCCTGAATTACGGCTGGTCCCGCACTGATTGTAAGGCAAAACGTGACTGGTTGGAGCGAGAACATGCAACGATTGGTCAGCCCCACGTGGCCggtatctgattggcttaagtagaaggtgggtggagtccatgcatttgtggatcagtgtgcgtcttgacgcttgaaatgtttcaaaatccacaaatacacgcagcgatttacaaatgcacagagagcgatccacaaatgcacagaaagcaatccacaaatacgcgcagcgatctacaaatgcacagtacgcgattcacatataaatgccgggcaaagttgtgtttgtaaaataaaaaaaatatttgtgagtatgttttttatttgcaattctaatttttttacttgtgaatataatttatgtttgtggaactctaagatttatttgtggatctcattctatttattttgtgaatatgctttgtttttgtcaatcgctttacatttatttgtggatcataatgtatttatttggaattatgcaacgattctaaccccataaaaaatatattgttgtgCCTTTAGatgtcagaatcagaatgcaaatcttttattatagaatactgtcgtcaaagacgccatttgaagatAAATACTGACGTTTAAAcaggatgaaaactgctatgattacttttacttatttaatctcacatttctgacttttttttctcgcaaatgcaagtttatatctcttagtttggactttataactcgattttaATGAACAATGGCAAGTTTGTCAATTCTAAAGGGGAAAAGCCATAagtgtaagatataaactcatgattctgAGCTGAGAGGAAATGACCAGTTGATTTTTctaatcagaattgtgagatataatctcgaaATTCCAagaatgaagtcagaattttgaaacataaactcaaatttaccttctttttttttccatggcttccatagacgggtacttgaaaactgtcattttctgccaccagataagctccgcccacaaaaacgTCATCCCTGTTTGCAAACACCGAATTAGTCTATTAGGCCCCCATTTGCTGAGGCCCCCTGGTGGTCAACAGCCCTCTGTGTCCCATTAAGTGCTGTATGAGgaccaaaccaaatctccagGTGCTCTTATGAGAACCAGACTGAAAAACTTATGTGGACCCCTTTGTATAACAATACTATAGTAATCCCGTGTTCCAGACCAGGTCAGAAATTAAATATCTGAGTTGCAATGTCTAACTTTTAACCTCAGTGAGTTCCAGTCAATAACACGTCATGTAAGCGCCATGATGTTTCCGTGATATAATGAGAATGTGTCgtgtttttgttgtaattatGGCAAAAATAGGTGGGGGTGGGTGAGGCTTTTTGCTAGATATTTTTGCTCTCATTAGCACCAGAAAGTGTTTTAGTAGTTGATACTACTGTGGATCATTATTATCTAAGTGTCAAGCTATTACCTGATTAATCAAAGTGCAAATATATTTGACAGGTGCAGTTGCAATGTCacaagcaacaacaacaacaacaggagGGTTTCCTAAATGCTTTCCCCAATGGGTTAACGCCGATCAAGTTCAAATCAGCTGTAATGACCCTGTAAGTAATCGCACAGTGACACTGATTGCACAGTACTGTAGTCCTGATCATCAGAGCTGTCGCAACATGAGCAGTCCCGCAGTCTTCCTGGAGAAGGACAAGCATAGAGTATGCCTAACCATCACCAACTGTTCCTATGACTCGTGGTCCTGCGAAGCCAAGAGTTACACTAATGGCGAAGAAGATAAGGAGAATTTTACTGTCAGCATAACATGCAACtgtaagtaatttatttaatgattctTCCATTTCTTCCAATTATTCCatttatgtttctttttagTCAATTTCAAATAATGGCATTTCACTTGGCATTTCATTTGACTAATGACTCGTAGGCTACGGACGCAAGTTACtattaaagaataaaacatCAGCATGCACTAGTGGTAAACCAAAAAAGCATGACGAATAACAGTtcgccagttttttttttgtgctgaaaAAGTGGTAGCTGTGAAACTACCAGGCCAAGCTGACTGATTTTCATGCATTCGTTTTGAGCACTGTtttgttcctgtttttttttttttgaagaaactACCAGCACTTTGTCCAGTCCAGGCAATAATGAGTCACATTAATTGTTTTTTGCAGATGATTGTGGTCCATTGCAGTTTATTAGGCTGGTCATCTGTGAGACGATCATCTGTGGGCCAAACATCTGTAGGCTGATCGTCTTTGGGCTGATCGTCTTTGGGCTGATCATCTTTGGGCTGATCGTCTTTTGGCCGATCGTCTTTTGGCCGATCATCTTTGGCCCAATCATTGGGCTTTACTTCCTTTGCACTAAGGCAAGTATTTTCAGCGGCAATTAAATTCTTTGTTGGTGAAGAGCTTTATTAAAAGAgtatttcactcagaaatgaaaatgatcatcttttacttaccctcatgttgttccaaacctgtatgacttgaTGATggattttttatgttgttgttccaTGGAAAATTTCACGATTGCTATAGCTCCTAAATGTCATTCACATGTAGGCCCATTTGAGCATGGTGATTGgtcatttcaaaatttcaaatttatttgtatagcgcttttcacgatacatatcattgcaaagcaactttacaccaaattaacgtttttacaatatatgtagtagtagcttgatgtacatatggcagagatgtgtggtaaagatcaattaatgacgtaatcaaacagacaaagaacactatatattagtagcagaattcggtagtgctgtatgttttcagggttggtatgatctgaagtcctctgaggggttggcatcatctcttcttaagtgttctggatccagactggagcttgtgaattcctagttaccacgggatgtcaatcccatggcaaaaacagagagcaaataggaacataattagtgtagctgctgttcaaactaagaaaagaaagatttgttcaaccagagctaaaagattaataatgaacatttgatcagatataacttcaggaagtttatgagatgcattatttgaatgcttggctaaaaagacgagtctttaatctagatttaaacagagagagtgtgtctggaCCCCGAACGTTAacgataactgagatgactccccatttaaataaagtggtagagatcagacaggtaggatctaaactatcttaaagcctgcccttggattcctgcataattttgtagtcgatctgttagtatgtcatgatctatagtgtcgaacgcagcactaagatcaagtaaaactagcaatgagatgcagccttggtctgacgcaagaagcaagtcattccatactgaaattcttcatagatatcattttttttgcaagaatgagcacagttgagcagatacaactttctctaaaattttagacataaatggaagattagaaatgggtctgtaattccagttcactagggtctagatgtggtttcttaataagaggcttaataaccgccggcttgaatggtttagggacgtgacctaaagataacgatgagttgataatattgagaagcggttcttctgccacaggtaacaattcttttagtaatttagtgggtacgggatctaataggcatgttgttggtttagacatagtgatgagtttatttagctcttcctgtcctatagcggtaaagtactgcagtttttctttgggtgtgacaaaagaagttgacatattagacgCAGTAGtatctacattggttattgtatttctgatgttatctattttaacagtgaagaaattcataaagtcattgctattaaactgtaaaggaatatttagatcgggtggcgtctggttatttgttaatctagccactgtgctaaataaaaaccttggattgttttggttattttctatgagtttgcaGATATGCTCggccctagcagcttttaaagcctgtctgtatctggacatacCATTTTTCcacgcaattctaaaaacttccaagttagtttttctccatttgcactCAAGattatgagtttctttcttgagagaatgggtgttactgttgtaccatggcgcaatacgtttttctctaacttttttcaatttgatgggggcaacagccTCTAACGTATTGGAGAATatggtgcccatattgctagtcattttgtctagatcctgtgtattaaggggtacacagagcagttgagataaatcaggcacgttatttgtaaatctatctttggtggctggaacaatagttctgccaagacgataaTGCAGAGCCATacagttaatatc
Encoded here:
- the LOC127161009 gene encoding uncharacterized protein LOC127161009, yielding MMSLLVIVLLISGAVAMSQATTTTTGGFPKCFPQWVNADQVQISCNDPVSNRTVTLIAQYCSPDHQSCRNMSSPAVFLEKDKHRVCLTITNCSYDSWSCEAKSYTNGEEDKENFTVSITCNYDCGPLQFIRLVICETIICGPNICRLIVFGLIVFGLIIFGLIVFWPIVFWPIIFGPIIGLYFLCTKVECFRNAVCYICHRQCMN